A single genomic interval of Penicillium psychrofluorescens genome assembly, chromosome: 2 harbors:
- a CDS encoding uncharacterized protein (ID:PFLUO_003269-T1.cds;~source:funannotate) translates to MKLNSKNLVMRYNAQHTTPAIAKRYLSSPFHPIRPKIAHMYAHRDRNTLWWQVSIVQLLEYKAMVRSWSRRRTRTAFQNALRKQGFDPDGKRTAEGLLRYKWDLTGSVDIHPRPQSVLSSFEDVQRDADSLLERILRQWASGAKRARDEDASVSSYSDNP, encoded by the coding sequence ATGAAGCTGAATTCAAAGAACCTGGTGATGCGATACAATGCGCAGCACACAACCCCCGCCATTGCAAAGCGCtatctctcctctcccttccATCCGATCCGGCCCAAGATCGCACACATGTATGCCCACCGGGACCGGAACACTCTATGGTGGCAGGTGTCCATCGTGCAGCTTCTGGAGTACAAGGCGATGGTGCGCTCGTGGAGCCGCCGGCGGACTCGCACGGCGTTCCAGAACGCGCTGAGGAAGCAGGGGTTTGATCCGGACGGCAAGCGGACGGCGGAGGGTCTGCTTCGTTATAAATGGGACCTGACAGGCTCGGTTGATATCCACCCTCGTCCGCAGAGCGTCTTGAGCAGCTTTGAGGATGTTCAGCGAGATGCTGATTCTCTTCTCGAGAGGATCTTGAGACAGTGGGCGAGTGGTGCGAAAAGGGCGCGTGACGAGGATGCGAGTGTCTCTTCATATTCAGATAACCCATGA
- a CDS encoding uncharacterized protein (ID:PFLUO_003267-T1.cds;~source:funannotate): MYLPVLLAVALAAPCVVFAKDEPCAHVTSLVEDANQSKTSVGVPLDLAHECLLSMPFDSGRAVTFLSQLRKTLEFQSTVDILKNPPSGYMMPPTDLLGGVDSVINKVQNKTYSSQFEMDLDLSLLIQSAYDGHLTLDLCSQTVFQYQIDLPLVSVSTDGLALPQVYTLNDSKLLQAGSTTVSALVSINDIDVAQYLESYALSQSLQDRDAQYNRVFPALARSVTNTPVTPNGIWSSTNAWTDDARLSLTFANGSVTTIERIAVPAERFFSYQNGTELFNIYCLPQDSSSSSLRATAADAEQASDIPGLPNTTWSTDGGSVSGYFSNAPHLQDTGIIFLPTFASNPQDVAGVVTTFLQNATAAGKKKILIDVTANPGGYMTTGIDVFRIFFPDAFPYTATRFRAHETAKYLTMAYSRSNTTDSSNIFAYRQMVTPDQKSGFGTWEDLYGPHEILDSASSSLLANFNFTTTSTKSFPINGFGPVPLNPRQAPFSAEDIAIITDGDCVSTCAFFVKLMKRVGVRTIVFGGRPKKAPMQSVGGVKGGQSLQINYINGYIQQAEQLIARSMNSSSPLLTPDQWRAFNASSPSLAPSLAWGGSVNLRNEYDPDDNQTPLQFVYEAAECRLFYTVENYLELESTWGAAAKAMFGDGECVEGSMGGKGSLDSS; encoded by the exons ATGTATCTCCCGGTGTTGTTGGCGGTCGCGTTGGCTGCGCCCTGTGTTGTCTTCGCGAAAGATGAGCCCTGCGCCCACGTCACCAGTCTGGTGGAGGATGCCAACCAGAGCAAAA CCTCGGTCGGCGTGCCGCTTGACCTGGCGCACGAGTGTCTGCTCTCGATGCCCTTTGACTCCGGCCGAGCTGTCACATTCTTGAGCCAGCTGCGCAAGACGCTGGAATTTCAGTCGACTGTTGATATTCTCAAGA ACCCCCCATCCGGGTATATGATGCCTCCCACCGATCTGCTGGGAGGTGTTGATTCCGTCATAAATAAAGTCCAGAATAAGACCTATTCAAGCCAGTTTGAAATGGATCTGGACTTGTCTCTTCTCATTCAGTCGGCGTATGATGGCCACTTGACGCTCGATCTGTGCTCGCAGACAGTCTTTCAGTATCAGATTGATCTACCTCTGGTGTCGGTGTCAACTGATGGACTGGCACTGCCGCAGGTGTACACGTTGA ATGATTCAAAGCTCCTGCAGGCTGGCTCGACGACTGTCTCCGCGCTTGTGTCTATAAATGATATCGATGTGGCTCAGTATCTCGAATCTTATGCGTTGAGCCAGAGTCTCCAAGACCGAGATGCGCA ATACAACCGAGTGTTTCCGGCATTGGCCCGCAGCGTCACCAACACGCCCGTCACGCCGAACGGGATTTGGTCTTCCACCAACGCCTGGACCGACGACGCACGACTATCCCTCACGTTCGCCAATGGCAGTGTCACAACCATCGAGCGAATCGCCGTCCCAGCCGAACGGTTCTTTTCGTACCAGAACGGCACAGAGCTATTCAACATCTACTGCCTACCACAGGACAGCTCGTCTTCCTCCCTGCGCGCAACAGCCGCAGACGCCGAACAAGCATCCGACATCCCGGGCCTCCCCAATACAACCTGGTCAACCGACGGCGGCTCCGTATCTGGATACTTCTCCAACGCGCCCCATCTCCAAGACACGGgaatcatcttcctccccacCTTCGCCTCCAACCCACAGGACGTCGCCGGCGTAGTCACGACCTTCCTGCAGAATGCCACCGCAGcaggcaagaagaaaatccTCATCGATGTCACCGCAAATCCAGGCGGCTACATGACCACCGGCATTGATGTGTTTCGCATATTCTTCCCAGACGCTTTCCCTTACACCGCGACGCGGTTCCGTGCCCACGAAACGGCAAAGTACCTCACCATGGCATACTCGCGCTCCAACACTACGGACTCGAGTAATATCTTCGCATACAGGCAGATGGTCACGCCAGATCAGAAAAGCGGATTCGGCACGTGGGAAGACTTGTACGGTCCGCATGAGATACTGGATTCTGCGTCGTCGAGTCTGCTGGCGAACTTCAATTTCACTACCACCTCGACGAAATCATTCCCAATCAATGGCTTCGGGCCTGTCCCGTTGAATCCCAGACAGGCCCCGTTCTCAGCAGAGGATATTGCCATC ATAACGGACGGCGACTGCGTCTCAACCTGCGCCTTCTTCGTAAAGCTAATGAAGCGCGTCGGCGTACGCACCATCGTCTTCGGCGGCCGTCCCAAGAAGGCACCCATGCAAAGCGTCGGCGGCGTGAAGGGCGGCCAGTCGCTACAGATCAACTATATCAACGGATACATCCAGCAAGCAGAGCAACTAATCGCCCGTTCAATGAACAGCTCGTCGCCGCTCCTCACTCCCGACCAGTGGCGAGCCTTTAACGCATCCAGCCCGAGCTTGGCGCCATCGCTGGCTTGGGGTGGGAGTGTTAATCTTAGGAATGAGTATGATCCCGATGACAATCAGACGCCGTTGCAGTTTGTGTATGAGGCGGCAGAGTGTCGGCTTTTTTACACGGTGGAGAATTATCTAGAGCTGGAGAGTACTTGGGGGGCGGCAGCGAAGGCGATgtttggggatggggagtgTGTGGAAGGGTCGatgggggggaaggggagtTTGGATTCCTCTTGA
- a CDS encoding uncharacterized protein (ID:PFLUO_003270-T1.cds;~source:funannotate), with protein sequence MLVSLTVGKVDAGVAVLLTQDNRLIEFPSVLLPSNIASGSIVDITVARNHAAETASASAFQSLQKRILNTYGVNPPSPPVLRLRNATQTSLVLEWDPIDMATASVKSLSLYRNGSKAGSIPRPLETRSTKISGLAIHTEYTFRLVLRTTAGTYQSEKLTCRTHKMTDLSGITVTPGVIDPQRKEALGAALDRIGGKMIDSVRIDTTHFVCTEGRGPLWEKAVEMNIPVVVPEWVDRCESEGTIAGVRGYYLDADPKARQLGPVHGSSHQRTTSTLSTSTTANQGRPSTQPQQSTEQVQTTAEPPLTPFPGGEQSERPQAQTHEVGSEDEEDDLPPPPPPPKDEEEDENPPAEEHAYQNGETRSETSPDETEEENGVENKESNTLPQNMPEEEEEPVPTTSNGSSVKNKGKEGESDFNEVPL encoded by the exons ATGTTGGTCTCCTTGACCGTTGGCAAGGTAGACGCCGGCGTCGCCGTGCTCTTGACCCAGGATAATCGCCTG ATTGAATTCCCCTCAgtcctcctccccagcaACATCGCCTCCGGCAGCATCGTCGACATCACGGTCGCGCGCAACCACGCCGCCGAAACAGCCAGCGCATCGGCCTTCCAATCCCTCCAGAAGCGGATCCTGAACACATACGGCGTCAACCCCCCTTCGCCCCCCGTGCTCCGCCTTCGTAACGCCACGCAGACCTCGCTCGTCCTCGAATGGGACCCGATCGATATGGCCACCGCATCCGTCAAGTCGCTCTCTCTATACCGCAATGGCTCCAAGGCCGGCTCCATCCCCCGCCCGCTCGAGACGCGCAGCACCAAGATCAGCGGCCTGGCCATTCACACCGAGTACACGTTCCGACTCGTTCTGCGCACCACTGCCGGCACATACCAGTCCGAGAAGCTGACCTGTCGCACACACAAGATGACCGACTTGTCGGGCATCACCGTGACGCCCGGCGTCATCGATCCGCAACGGAAGGAGGCTCTGGGTGCCGCACTGGACCGGATTGGTGGCAAGATGATTGATTCCGTCCGCATTGATACTACCCACTTTGTCTGTACGGAGGGACGAGGCCCGCTGTGGGAGAAGGCCGTGGAGATGAACATCCCCGTCGTGGTGCCTGAGTGGGTAGACCGTTGCGAATCCGAGGGGACCATCGCCGGGGTCCGAGGCTATTATCTCGATGCAGACCCGAAGGCGCGCCAGCTGGGCCCGGTTCACGGCTCTTCGCACCAGCGGACCACTTCGACTCTGTCgacatccaccaccgccaaccaGGGCCGACCCAGCACGCAGCCTCAGCAGAGCACCGAGCAGGTCCAGACCACAGCCGAGCCTCCTCTGACGCCGTTCCCTGGTGGGGAGCAAAGCGAGCGGCCACAGGCACAGACGCATGAGGTCGGctccgaagacgaggaagacgacctaccccctccgccgccaccacccaaggatgaagaggaggacgagaaccCGCCCGCAGAAGAACATGCTTACCAGAACGGCGAGACGCGATCCGAGACATCACCAGAtgagacggaagaagagaacggtgtcgagaacaaggagtcAAACACCCTGCCACAGAACATgcccgaggaagaagaagagcccgTGCCGACGACGAGTAACGGCAGCAGCGTCAAGAACAAGGGCAAAGAGGGCGAGAGCGACTTCAACGAAGTCCCGCTCTAG
- a CDS encoding uncharacterized protein (ID:PFLUO_003268-T1.cds;~source:funannotate), producing the protein MPKNKGKGGKNRRRGKNENDNEKRELVFKEEGQEYAQVVKMLGNGRLEALCFDGEKRLAHIRGKMRKKVWINQGDIILLSLRDYQDEKGDVIMKYTADEARSLKAYGELPESAKINETDTYGHEGFEDNVEFDEDRESEDEKDIDVDEL; encoded by the exons ATGCCCAAGAACAAGGGAAAA GGCGGTAAAAACCGTCGTCGTGGAAAGAACGAAAACGACAATGAGAAGCGCGAGCTGGTCTTCAAAGAGGAAGGCCAAGAGTACGCACAAGTCGTGAAGATGCTAGGCAATGGCCGCCTCGAGGCACTCTGCTtcgacggcgagaagcgTCTAGCCCATATCCGCGGCAAAATGCGCAAGAAGGTGTGGATCAACCAGGGCGACATCATCCTGCTCTCGCTGCGCGACTACCAAGACGAAAAGGGCGACGTGATCATGAAGTAcaccgccgacgaggcccgcTCCCTCAAGGCCTACGGCGAGTTGCCTGAGAGCGCCAAGATCAACGAGACCGATACCTATGGTCACGAGGGCTTCGAAGATAACGTCGAGTTCGACGAGGATcgcgagagcgaggatgagaaggacATTGATGTCGATGAGCTCTAA
- a CDS encoding uncharacterized protein (ID:PFLUO_003266-T1.cds;~source:funannotate) — protein MPPERSNVPVKLSLPLQYQQDIFTELRQEDELVVLARGLGLLHLITNLLHFYDAVGNNLVLVVGADERENEWIGEALAEHYATSKAPLARGLKVINTEKATVPMRERIYAQGGILSVTSRILVVDLLSKLLDPEKVTGMVVLHADKVVATSLEAFIIRIYRQTNKRGFFKAFSDSPEPFTTGFAPLANMLRNLFLRKASLWPRFHVAVAESLEGHRKAEVIELEVPMSDKMREIQNAVLECVEISISELRKSNTGLDMEEWTLDSALHRNFDISIRRQLDPIWHRVSFRTRQIVSDLGDLRAILHALLTYDAVSFVKYLDTIVAAHSPPSGSNKHNYSPWLFLDAAHVLFQTAKSRVYQGKIGNDLARPSSSITFSSELDPVLEELPKWNVLAEVLGEIEHDAYLHPTNLDESNGTILIMCNDQRTGRQLREYIGTMHARLAHRLESKEDEDLSDDNRSAEVLMRRRLRDYLNWKRSLSNVNRNLSATSEDGKSQQSSTPPQQQGRPPPNKRRRVRGGGAISSAAGRVPNASVQTEVEQPGQVANLLEELQPTEVEEMQKEEVVLDELQGMDDFYELYDMNDLVMIHPYDGDMDEHILEEVRPRYIIMYEPDPAFIRRVEVYRSSHLGRNVKVYFMYYGGSVEEQRYLSAVRREKDSFTKLIKEKGNMAVTLTHDKSAEDPQEQFLRTVNTRIAGGGRLAATASPPRAVVDVREFRSALPSLLHGNNMIVIPCQLTVGDYILTPDICVERKSIRDLITSLRNGRLYNQAETMLQHYKNPLLLIEFDQNKSFTFDSFASISAGTNFFTDYGFSSTGAATTSASSGSLANPSNPKSAQHLLVLLTLAFPRLKIIWSSSPYQTAEIFAELKKNAPEPDPLRAVQIGLDMDLSASSGDNMMAVAGIEHRTFNLLPQDMLRAVPGVTPQSLERLILETENISDIANMDIDQLDPLVGKEAARKMVGFFRKSVFDG, from the exons ATGCCACCCGAACGCAGCAATGTGCCGGTGAAGCTGTCACTGCCCCTG CAATATCAGCAGGACATCTTCACCGAACTACGCCAGGAGGATGAGCTTGTCGTGCTCGCCCGCGGCCTGGGACTCCTGCACTTGATCACCAACCTGCTTCATTTTTACGATGCCGTTGGCAACAACCTGGTCTTGGTGGTGGGTGCGGATGAGCGGGAGAATGAATGGATCGGAGAAG CTCTGGCGGAACATTATGCCACCAGCAAAGCTCCCCTTGCTAGAGGACTGAAGGTCATCAATACGGAAAAAGCGACGGTGCCGATGCG TGAACGCATCTATGCCCAAGGCGGTATTCTGAGTGTGACATCCAGAATCTTGGTGGTTGACCTGTTATCAA AACTCCTGGATCCCGAGAAGGTGACAGGAATGGTCGTACTACACGCTGATAA GGTGGTGGCAACCTCGCTTGAGGCGTTCATTATTCGAATTTACCGTCAAACGAACAAGCGTGGCTTTTTCAAGGCCTTCTCAGACTCCCCTGAACCGTTCACCACTGGGTTCGCTCCACTGGCTAACATGTTGCGCAATCTGTTCCTGCGCAAGGCATCATTATGGCCACGGTTCCATGTTGCAGTGGCCGAATCGCTAGAAGGACATCGCAAAGCAGAAGTGATTGAGTTGGAAGTCCCGATGAGCGACAAAATGAGAGAAATACAGAATGCCGTTCTTGAATGCGTCGAAATCAGTATCAGCGAACTGCGAAAGTCCAACACGGGCCTGGATATGGAAGAGTGGACACTGGACAGTGCCCTGCACAGAAATTTTGACATTTCCATTCGACGCCAACTGGACCCTATCTGGCATCGGGTGAGTTTCAGGACCAGGCAAATTGTTAGCGATCTGGGTGATCTTCGAGCAATTCTTCA TGCTCTACTCACATATGACGCGGTGTCGTTTGTTAAATACCTCGACACCATTGTGGCTGCCCACTCTCCACCCTCTGGATCCAACAAACACAACTACTCCCCCTGGCTCTTCCTTGATGCTGCGCATGTACTTTTCCAGACAGCGAAGTCTCGAGTTTATCAAGGGAAAATTGGCAATGACCTTGCTCGCCCGTCGTCATCCATCACTTTCTCCTCTGAATTGGACCCCGTGCTTGAGGAGCTGCCCAAATGGAATGTTCTAGCAGAAGTTTTGGGAGAGATTGAGCATGATGCTTATCTCCACCCGACAAATCTGGACGAGTCGAATGGTACAATACTAATTATGTGCAATGACCAACGCACTGGGCGCCAGCTTCGAGAATACATTGGCACTATGCATGCGCGGCTTGCCCATAGATtagaaagcaaagaagacgaggatTTGAGCGATGATAACCGCTCTGCAGAAGTGCTCATGCGGCGGCGCCTACGAGACTATCTCAACTGGAAAAGATCGCTTTCAAACGTCAACCGAAACTTGTCGGCTACAAGCGAAGACGGAAAAAGTCAGCAATCATCGACTCCCCCACAGCAACAAGGAAGGCCGCCTCCAAATAAACGCCGCCGAGTTCGTGGCGGGGGAGCAATCTCCTCGGCTGCTGGACGCGTGCCGAATGCCAGTGTTCAGACCGAAGTCGAGCAACCGGGTCAGGTCGCTAACCTACTCGAGGAACTTCAACCGACCGAagtggaggagatgcagaaagaagaagtggtTCTTGACGAGCTTCAGGGTATGGACGACTTCTACGAATTGTACGATATGAACGATCTGGTCATGATTCACCCGTATGACGGTGACATGGATGAGCATATCCTCGAGGAAGTCCGCCCGCGATACATTATCATGTACGAGCCCGACCCAGCGTTCATCCGGCGGGTGGAGGTCTACCGCAGTTCTCATCTGGGTCGAAATGTGAAGGTATATTTCATGTATTATGGTGGCTCGGTCGAGGAACAACGGTACCTGAGCGCCGTGCGGCGGGAGAAAGACTCTTTTACGAAATTGATCAAGGAAAAGGGC AATATGGCTGTTACCCTGACGCACGACAAGAGCGCCGAAGATCCACAGGAACAGTTTCTTCGAACGGTCAACACCCGTATtgccggaggagggcgacTCGCCGCGacagcatctcctcctcgggctgTGGTAGATGTGCGGGAGTTTCGAAGCGCGCTCCCATCTTTATTGCACGGGAACAACATGATTGTGATTCCCTGCCAGCTAACAGTGGGCGACTACATTCTCACGCCAGACATCTGCGTGGAGCGCAAATCGATCCGCGACCTGATCACCTCACTGCGCAACGGCCGTCTCTACAATCAAGCCGAGACAATGCTCCAGCACTACAAGAACCCACTACTGCTAATCGAATTCGACCAGAACAAGTCGTTCACGTTCGACTCCTTTGCGTCCATCTCGGCCGGCACGAATTTCTTTACCGACTATGGCTTTTCCTCGACGGGTGCAGCAACCACCTCTGCCAGTAGCGGTTCGTTGGCCAACCCCTCGAACCCAAAATCGGCGCAGCATCTGCTCGTGCTTCTCACGCTCGCGTTTCCGCGGCTGAAAATCATCTGGTCGTCTTCACCCTACCAGACCGCCgagatcttcgccgagctcaaAAAGAACGCCCCGGAACCAGACCCGCTGCGTGCGGTGCAAATCGGTCTTGACATGGACCTATCTGCCTCTTCTGGAGATAATATGATGGCCGTCGCCGGGATCGAGCATCGCACCTTCAATCTACTTCCGCAGGACATGCTGCGTGCTGTGCCGGGAGTGACGCCGCAATCCCTTGAGCGTTTGATActggagacggagaacaTTAGCGATATTGCGAATATGgacatcgaccagctcgatCCATTGGTTGGGAAGGAGGCCGCACGCAAGATGGTGGGCTTCTTTCGGAAGAGCGTATTTGACGGCTAG
- a CDS encoding uncharacterized protein (ID:PFLUO_003271-T1.cds;~source:funannotate) gives MGLIRTGLTLAGGYGLVKAASKAANEYQDKKDQRHSQPQPQSYPAHQQYGPGGQNQQMGYVYPNQMNHAYPQSQPRAVEPQMRNGEGAPPSYYQHGSAQEYYSGRKN, from the exons ATGGGTCTCATCAGAACTGGTCTTACCTTGGCTGGTGGCTACGGCCTCGTCAAAGCCGCCTCAAA AGCTGCGAATGAATATCAAGACAAAAAGGACCAGCGCCACagccaaccccaaccccagTCCTATCCCGCCCACCAGCAATATGGCCCCGGCGGTCAAAATCAACAAATGGGCTACGTGTACCCAAACCAGATGAACCATGCCTATCCCCAGTCGCAACCCCGCGCTGTTGAGCCCCAAATGAGGAATGGAGAGGGCGCCCCGCCCTCATACTATCAACATGGGTCGGCCCAGGAATATTATTCTGGAAGAAAAAACTAG